The following are from one region of the Rhodopirellula sp. P2 genome:
- a CDS encoding gamma-glutamylcyclotransferase family protein, whose product MNPISYAGTIPENPDEVVVYFVYGTLCRGQCRQHCWPITPLAVHPAWVQGTLFGREDYPALRPGNQRVGGECWFFSKPDAQRVTAVLDEIEVTNQPGHPNLYDRVELQANLVAPSHQKPVNQVGLPQTWVASAYHYATDPLRDGFDRLTERETEYGTLVLWPPEKWRLPRDL is encoded by the coding sequence ATGAATCCGATTTCCTATGCCGGCACGATCCCGGAGAACCCCGATGAGGTGGTTGTTTACTTTGTCTACGGGACGCTGTGCCGAGGTCAGTGCCGGCAACATTGTTGGCCGATCACCCCGCTGGCCGTTCACCCGGCTTGGGTTCAGGGGACCTTGTTCGGTCGCGAAGACTACCCAGCCTTGAGACCGGGAAACCAGCGTGTGGGCGGGGAATGCTGGTTCTTTTCGAAGCCAGATGCTCAGCGAGTGACCGCAGTCCTGGATGAAATTGAGGTGACAAATCAACCGGGACACCCCAATTTGTACGACCGCGTTGAATTGCAAGCCAATCTGGTCGCACCCTCCCACCAGAAACCAGTCAATCAGGTTGGTTTGCCGCAAACCTGGGTGGCGTCCGCCTATCACTACGCCACCGATCCGCTGCGGGACGGGTTCGATCGCTTGACGGAGCGAGAGACTGAATACGGAACGCTGGTCCTTTGGCCACCAGAAAAATGGCGATTGCCTCGTGACCTTTGA
- a CDS encoding carboxy terminal-processing peptidase — protein sequence MSFRQILPVAFLAVGCIGSTPLPQPAAAQEQVVERAAPEQVAPPQPTPQDKVIAKLIAKLMPSNHVSGRELNDEISRRALDLFLESFDPMKLYFLQSDVDEFKRYSEVVDDQVRLGDLSLAYYIYGRFTQRVDERVAVVMELLDSDFDFTRDEQIIIDRDATQFARNADEARDRWRRQIKLALLDLRNEKADTKDDSETDEPELTKEEITADAKDQLRRRYARYARRWKQTSSDDLLELFLTSVTNGYDPHSTYMSPATLEDFAISMRLNLDGIGASLGEKDGNTVVRQVIPGGAADSHGKLKPDDVIVAVGQDAEGEMVDIVEMPLKEVVKLIRGRAGSVVRLAVRPGGTGNEEIFKIVRARIELEDSAARGEVIDHEMPGQGKVKLGYINLPSFYMDMEAARRNEVDYRSSTRDVERILRDFKEQNVGGVVLDLTRNGGGSLTEAISLTGLFIDRGPVVQVKNSDGSVQQYADDQSGTVWDGPLVVVTSKLSASASEIFAGAIKDYHRGIVVGDPATHGKGTVQTLMDIGQSLFRSNNANYGALKVTLQQFYLPDGESTQLKGVEADLVLPSMTSKLPVAEGDLEYALEFDKVPLAKHSLYAMTPDSLLNQMRINSANRVQQDKEFNELMRRIELYVREKDQKSISLNEEEFLRRRAEREAQTEAEEEELDDVLNNEEIFRDTYYNKEVMNVAHEYVTGLRSQNLAVAK from the coding sequence ATGTCGTTTCGTCAAATCCTTCCCGTCGCGTTCCTCGCGGTGGGGTGCATCGGTTCCACACCGCTTCCACAACCCGCCGCCGCGCAGGAACAAGTCGTCGAGCGGGCCGCACCGGAACAAGTCGCTCCTCCGCAGCCCACGCCTCAGGACAAAGTGATCGCGAAGCTGATCGCCAAACTGATGCCCAGCAATCATGTTTCGGGCAGAGAACTCAATGACGAAATCAGTCGTCGAGCTTTGGATTTGTTTCTCGAATCCTTCGACCCGATGAAGCTGTATTTCTTGCAGAGCGATGTCGACGAATTCAAACGTTACTCCGAAGTGGTGGATGACCAAGTTCGCTTGGGCGACCTCAGCTTGGCGTATTACATCTACGGCCGATTCACTCAGCGTGTCGATGAACGTGTTGCCGTGGTGATGGAGTTGCTCGACAGTGACTTTGATTTCACCCGCGACGAACAAATCATCATCGACCGCGATGCCACCCAGTTCGCTCGCAACGCGGACGAAGCCCGGGACCGCTGGCGTCGTCAGATCAAATTGGCGCTGTTGGATTTGCGGAACGAAAAGGCGGACACAAAAGACGACTCGGAGACTGATGAACCCGAGTTGACCAAGGAAGAAATCACCGCAGACGCCAAGGATCAATTGCGTCGCCGTTACGCACGTTACGCTCGCCGTTGGAAACAAACCAGCTCGGATGATTTGTTGGAACTGTTCCTCACCTCGGTGACCAACGGTTACGACCCACACTCGACTTACATGTCGCCTGCGACGCTCGAAGATTTCGCGATCAGCATGCGTCTGAACCTGGATGGCATCGGTGCCTCCTTGGGCGAGAAAGACGGCAACACGGTTGTGCGTCAAGTCATCCCAGGCGGAGCGGCTGACTCGCACGGCAAACTGAAGCCAGACGATGTGATCGTCGCCGTTGGCCAAGACGCGGAAGGCGAGATGGTCGACATCGTGGAAATGCCTCTCAAGGAAGTCGTCAAGCTGATTCGTGGTCGGGCTGGCAGCGTCGTGCGATTGGCCGTTCGTCCCGGTGGCACAGGCAACGAAGAGATTTTCAAAATCGTTCGCGCTCGCATCGAACTCGAAGACTCCGCTGCTCGCGGCGAAGTGATCGATCACGAAATGCCAGGGCAGGGAAAGGTCAAGCTTGGCTACATCAATCTGCCCAGCTTCTACATGGACATGGAAGCCGCTCGTCGCAACGAAGTGGACTACCGCAGCAGCACCCGTGACGTCGAACGAATCCTGCGAGACTTCAAGGAACAAAATGTCGGTGGCGTGGTCCTCGACTTGACTCGCAACGGTGGCGGCAGCTTGACCGAAGCGATCAGTTTGACCGGATTGTTCATCGACCGCGGCCCGGTGGTTCAAGTCAAGAACTCAGACGGGTCGGTCCAACAATACGCCGACGACCAAAGCGGCACCGTTTGGGATGGCCCCTTGGTGGTCGTGACCAGCAAACTGAGTGCGAGTGCCAGCGAAATCTTCGCCGGTGCCATCAAAGACTACCACCGCGGGATCGTCGTCGGAGACCCGGCCACCCACGGCAAAGGCACGGTTCAGACGCTGATGGACATCGGTCAAAGCCTGTTCCGCAGCAACAACGCCAATTACGGGGCTCTCAAAGTCACGTTGCAACAGTTCTACCTGCCCGACGGAGAGAGCACTCAGCTCAAAGGCGTCGAAGCGGACTTGGTTCTGCCCAGCATGACCAGCAAGCTCCCCGTTGCCGAAGGCGACCTCGAATACGCCCTCGAATTCGACAAGGTCCCGTTGGCCAAACATAGCCTGTACGCGATGACGCCGGACAGCCTGCTCAACCAAATGCGAATCAATTCCGCAAACCGAGTCCAACAGGACAAGGAATTCAACGAGTTGATGCGTCGGATTGAGCTCTACGTTCGCGAAAAAGACCAAAAGAGCATTTCGCTGAACGAAGAAGAGTTCCTGCGTCGCCGGGCCGAACGCGAAGCCCAAACGGAAGCCGAAGAAGAGGAACTCGATGATGTTCTCAACAACGAGGAGATCTTCCGTGACACGTATTACAACAAAGAGGTCATGAACGTGGCCCACGAATACGTGACCGGACTGCGTTCGCAGAACTTGGCTGTTGCAAAGTAG
- a CDS encoding ThiF family adenylyltransferase — protein MAISDPNDRYLRQSQFAPIGETGQAKIESARVAILGCGALGSVASELLVRAGVGHIRLIDRDLIEWSNLQRQSLYVESDAEQALAKAEAAASHLREINSSVVIEEVVADIHPANIAEHLRDVDLVLDAADNFTLRLLLNDWSLSTGTPWVHGGCVGANGQVRFFAGVSPCFRCLVPEVPDPSEVATCDTAGVIGPATHLIASLQSSEALKYLSGNASAINPRVLSVDLWRNQIREIAIDDQLSSQCPACSGGQRAFLDAAEAGVSQAETLCGRNAVQIPGGSHRIDLAKIAERWNSVAPVQATRFFTRLQLPDDQTLTLFRDGRAVISGVRDIPHARSIYDRYVGS, from the coding sequence ATGGCGATCTCCGACCCAAACGATCGATACCTCCGCCAATCGCAATTCGCCCCCATCGGCGAAACGGGGCAAGCCAAAATTGAATCGGCGCGGGTTGCGATCCTCGGCTGTGGTGCCCTCGGCTCCGTCGCTTCGGAACTGCTCGTTCGCGCCGGTGTCGGTCACATTCGTCTGATCGATCGTGATCTGATCGAGTGGAGCAACCTGCAGCGTCAAAGCCTGTACGTGGAATCCGATGCCGAGCAAGCCCTCGCCAAAGCCGAGGCCGCCGCCAGTCATCTTCGCGAAATCAATTCCAGTGTGGTGATCGAAGAAGTCGTCGCGGACATCCATCCGGCAAACATCGCGGAACACCTTCGCGACGTCGATTTGGTTCTCGATGCCGCCGACAACTTCACGCTGCGTCTGCTGCTGAACGATTGGTCGCTCTCGACCGGCACCCCTTGGGTTCACGGAGGCTGCGTCGGTGCCAACGGACAGGTTCGTTTCTTCGCCGGCGTGTCCCCCTGCTTCCGCTGCCTCGTCCCCGAGGTTCCCGACCCCAGCGAAGTGGCCACCTGCGATACCGCAGGAGTGATCGGCCCAGCCACGCACCTGATCGCCAGCTTGCAATCCTCCGAAGCACTCAAGTATCTCTCGGGCAACGCCTCTGCGATCAACCCGCGTGTGCTCTCGGTTGATCTGTGGCGCAACCAAATTCGAGAGATCGCGATCGACGATCAGCTGTCCAGCCAATGCCCGGCTTGCTCAGGTGGCCAACGAGCATTCCTGGATGCAGCGGAAGCGGGCGTTTCGCAAGCCGAAACGTTGTGCGGCCGCAACGCGGTTCAAATTCCCGGCGGAAGTCACCGGATCGACCTGGCCAAGATTGCCGAGCGTTGGAACAGCGTCGCGCCGGTCCAAGCAACCCGCTTTTTCACGCGTCTTCAATTGCCCGACGACCAAACCCTGACGCTCTTTCGCGACGGCCGAGCCGTGATCAGCGGCGTCCGTGACATCCCTCATGCGAGATCAATTTACGATCGCTACGTCGGTTCGTAA
- a CDS encoding nucleotide pyrophosphohydrolase gives MNSLPRKDDVATVDELKAIVHQFVDERNWHEFHQPKNLVMSLAIETAELMEHFQWLTPEESARVKDDEQKLHEVGEEVADCLAYLLAIANKLDIDLATTLRAKMIRNAVKYPAPNDA, from the coding sequence GTGAATTCACTGCCTCGCAAGGACGACGTTGCCACCGTCGATGAGCTGAAAGCGATCGTGCATCAGTTCGTCGATGAACGAAATTGGCATGAGTTCCACCAGCCCAAGAATCTGGTGATGTCACTGGCGATTGAAACCGCCGAGTTGATGGAGCATTTTCAGTGGTTGACGCCGGAAGAATCCGCTCGCGTGAAGGACGACGAGCAGAAGCTTCATGAGGTCGGCGAAGAGGTCGCCGATTGTTTGGCGTATCTGCTGGCGATCGCGAACAAGTTGGACATCGATTTGGCGACCACGCTGCGGGCCAAAATGATCCGCAACGCGGTCAAGTATCCGGCCCCGAACGACGCGTAG